From one Leishmania infantum JPCM5 genome chromosome 29 genomic stretch:
- a CDS encoding putative protein kinase, whose protein sequence is MSRYQCSLCQLETLENDLNFCVCCRAAVCAKCTLACYPNRKSVGLCVRCTPPDYGFACGRCRRHISYGDIEFFCDMCAVPICFTCVASGTSFECGQLKCSLCCECPMSQAPRNLVVRHEVDDAMLRQLPIPLVSSATPLAAPPPQARAAAAAVAATKSTKYRKLFGREKLGEGAQGVVYKCHTEENEVVVVKEMVFNDTDVTAFEAQARQVERMRQLNHPHLIRYLDVSVQKDPLRICVVMPFYSEGDLKKFIERQRKPVTEVKLCSIVLQIAGALNYLHRQEPPLVHRDIKPENILLLNHEEQVLLMDLDLCRTVDVTASVIKRRELSPTYEYRAPELEKSHGDTKADVFSLGVVMFVLATLPDFPCVRTDSGEMLVFSASKWSPSSLKRAIQREIRRVQRYTYSEEFIRLVVAMLVHQPAARPTSGAVIYRLQKIMEQRLMEGKE, encoded by the coding sequence ATGTCGAGGTATCAATGCTCCCTGTGCCAGTTGGAGACGCTGGAGAATGATCTGAACTTctgcgtctgctgccgcgctgccgtctgcGCGAAGTGTACTCTAGCATGCTACCCGAACCGCAAGAGCGTAGGCCTCTGCGTGCGGTGCACACCACCCGACTACGGCTTCGCCTGcgggcggtgccgccggcacaTTTCGTACGGAGACATTGAATTCTTCTGCGACATGTGCGCCGTCCCCATCTGCTTTACTTGTGTAGCGAGCGGTACTAGCTTCGAGTGTGGTCAGCTGAAATGTAGTCTGTGCTGCGAGTGCCCTATGTCACAGGCACCGCGTAATCTGGTGGTCCGCCACGAGGTGGATGACGCcatgctgcgccagctcccGATACCGCTCGTTTCAAGTGCGACACcgttggcggcgccgcctccgcaagcgcgcgcggcggccgcggcggtggcagcgacaAAGAGCACCAAATACCGAAAGCTGTTTGGGCGAGAGAAGCTCGGCGAGGGTGCGCAGGGTGTTGTGTACAAGTGTCACACGGAGGAGAACGAGGTGGTTGTAGTGAAGGAGATGGTGTTCAACGATACAGATGTCACCGCCTTCGAGGCACAGGCACGGCAAGTCGAACGCATGCGCCAGCTGAACCACCCTCATCTCATCCGCTACCTCGATGTGTCGGTCCAGAAGGACCCACTACGCATCTGCGTGGTTATGCCTTTCTACAGCGAGGGCGATTTGAAAAAGTTCATTGAAAGGCAGCGCAAACCGGTGACGGAGGTAAAGCTGTGCTCCATTGTTCTGCAGATTGCCGGCGCCCTGAACTACCTGCATCGACAAGAACCTCCGCTTGTTCATCGAGACATCAAGCCTGAGAACATCCTGCTGCTGAACCACGAGGAGCAGGTTCTGTTGATGGATCTGGATCTCTGTCGAACAGTAGACGTAACGGCGAGCGTCATCAAGCGGCGCGAGTTGTCGCCAACGTATGAGTACCGCGCACCAGAGCTGGAGAAGAGTCACGGCGATACCAAAGCGGACGTGTTTAGCCTTGGTGTGGTGATGTTCGTGCTTGCCACACTGCCAGACTTTCCATGCGTGCGTACAGACTCCGGCGAGATGCTGGTTTTCTCTGCCTCTAAGTGGTCTCCATCGTCACTGAAGCGCGCTATTCAGCGCGAAATCAGGCGTGTGCAGCGGTACACCTACTCGGAGGAGTTTATCCGCTTAGTCGTGGCGATGCTTGTCCACCAGCCCGCCGCACGTCCCACGTCGGGGGCGGTCATCTACCGCCTGCAGAAGATCATGGAGCAACGCCTGATGGAGGGAAAGGAGTAG
- the VPS4 gene encoding vacuolar protein sorting-associated protein 4, translated as MSVDFTAKAVELFKKAATLDENKEYEQAYRWYMETIDVFLTAIKYENKNPTKREYMRSKVSDIIARAEKIKEFLDRSKDGDGATQGGSGATAQKTASASKKAKEDDEDKQRMRSSLGSAIVKVKPNVHWDQIAGLEAAKQALKESVILPMKFPQLFTGKRKPWRGILLYGPPGTGKSYLAKAVATEADGTFLSVSSSDLLSRWLGDSEKLVRSLFEMAREAYKTGGKPSIIFVDEIDSLVSARSDSENDASRRVKTEFLVQMQGVGYDDEGVLVLAATNIPWSLDSAIRRRFERRIYIPLPEFQARVQMFKIHLGDTPNTLVDEDWLELGRRTEMYSGSDIENVVRNALMECIRTLQVATHFKRVVGPDPHDPTRMVKNRLLPCSPGDPDAFPMSAVEITEPELLMPMPVTKEDFIKALRTSKPSVNDEDIERHVKFTADFGQEG; from the coding sequence ATGTCCGTCGACTTCACGGCTAAGGCCGTCGAGCTCTTCAAGAAGGCCGCAACGCTGGATGAGAACAAGGAATACGAGCAGGCGTACCGGTGGTACATGGAGACGATCGACGTGTTCCTGACGGCCATCAAGTACGAGAACAAGAACCCCACGAAGCGGGAGTACATGCGAAGCAAGGTGTCTGACATCATTGCCCGTGCCGAGAAGATCAAGGAATTTCTCGACCGCTCCAAGGACGGAGACGGTGCCACCCAGGGCGGCTCCGGCGCAACTGCGCAGAAGACGGCGTCTGCCAGCAAGAAAGCCAAggaggatgacgaggacaagcagcgcatgcgcagcagcctcgGTAGCGCCATCGTCAAGGTGAAGCCCAACGTGCACTGGGACCAGATAGCCGGCCTCGAGGCAGCCAAGCAGGCCCTGAAGGAGTCTGTCATCTTGCCAATGAAGTTCCCGCAGCTCTTTACCGGCAAACGCAAACCGTGGCGCGGTATCCTGCTCTACGGCCCCCCGGGCACGGGTAAGTCCTACCTTGCCAAGGCGGTAGCCACCGAGGCGGACGGCACCTTTCTCAGCGTCAGTAGCTCCGATCTGCTCTCCCGCTGGCTCGGTGACTCGGAGAAGCTCGTGCGCAGTCTCTTCGAGATGGCCCGCGAGGCCTACAAGACAGGCGGGAAGCCGTCTATCATCTTTGTGGATGAGATCGACTCTCTCGTCTCCGCGCGCTCCGACAGCGAGAACGACGCCTCGCGGCGTGTCAAAACGGAGTTCCTTGTGCAGATGCAGGGTGTGGGTTACGACGACGAAGGCGTGCTCGTGCTAGCTGCCACCAACATTCCGTGGTCGCTCGATAGCGCTATCCGGCGGCGGTTTGAGCGCCGTATTTACATTCCGCTGCCGGAGTTCcaggcacgcgtgcagaTGTTCAAGATTCACTTGGGCGACACCCCCAACACGCTTGTCGACGAAGACTGGCTGGAACTAGGGAGGCGTACAGAGATGTACTCGGGTAGCGATATCGAGAACGTTGTGCGCAACGCTCTGATGGAGTGCATCCGCACGCTGCAGGTGGCGACACACTTCAAGCGCGTTGTCGGCCCTGACCCGCACGACCCCACACGCATGGTGAAGAATCGTTTGCTGCCGTGCTCGCCTGGTGACCCGGACGCGTTcccgatgtcggcggtggagATCACGGAGCCGGAGCTGCTCATGCCGATGCCGGTGACCAAGGAGGACTTCATaaaggcgctgcgcaccagcaAACCCTCCGTGAATGACGAGGATATTGAGCGGCACGTCAAGTTCACTGCGGACTTTGGCCAGGAGGGCTAA
- a CDS encoding ATP-dependent phosphofructokinase has protein sequence METRHHLNTKMVPSYQAPLSKVTAADLTVERLPGCKYMNPSKKHILREEYRDKVEHIMYDPRPQEDLDAEYPVSCNKLVCELAAARKHLHFNPSETSIGIVTCGGICPGLNDVIRSITLTGIISYRVKRVVGFRYGYWGLSKEGSKTAIELSRSDVRQIHRFGGTILGSSRGPQNPKEMVDTLVRMKINILFTVGGDGTQRGALTIYEEAKRRGENIAVFGVPKTIDNDLAFSHRTFGFQTAVEQAVNAVRAAYAEAVSLNYGVGIVKLMGRESGFIAAQTTVASAQANICLIPENPLPKETVMRLIERRLQQSRNCVIVVAEGFGQDWETGTGGHDASGNKKLVDIGFILKKEVESWLRANKEKFPQGTVKYIDPSYMIRACPPSSNDALFCTNLATLAVHEAMAGATGCIISMRYNNYILVPIKAATSVRRVVSLRGALWRQVREITVGLSDDVQQWNEQDLRRHLESLNVERERIIARLASKV, from the coding sequence ATGGAGACTCGCCACCATCTCAACACCAAGATGGTGCCGTCGTACCAGGCACCGCTGTCCAAGGTGACCGCCGCCGACCTGACGGTGGAGCGCCTGCCCGGCTGCAAGTACATGAACCCCTCAAAGAAGCACATTCTCCGTGAGGAGTACCGCGACAAGGTGGAGCACATCATGTACGACCCTCGCCCGCAGGAGGACCTGGACGCCGAGTACCCGGTGTCGTGCAACAAGCTGGTGTGCGAACTGGCTGCCGCCCGCAAGCACCTCCACTTCAACCCTTCCGAGACCTCCATCGGTATTGTAACCTGCGGCGGCATCTGCCCTGGTCTGAACGACGTCATCCGCTCCATCACGCTGACGGGCATCATATCCTACCGCGTCAAGCGCGTTGTCGGTTTCCGTTACGGCTACTGGGGCCTGTCGAAGGAGGGCAGCAAGACTGCCATAGAGCTGTCCCGCTCGGATGTGCGCCAGATTCACCGCTTCGGCGGCACGATCCTGGGTAGCTCTCGCGGTCCGCAGAACCCGAAGGAGATGGTCGACACGCTTGTGCGCATGAAGATCAACATCCTCTTCACCGTTGGTGGTGATGGCACGCAGCGCGGTGCGCTAACGATCTACGAGGAGGCCAAGCGCCGGGGCGAGAACATCGCCGTCTTCGGTGTGCCCAAGACGATCGATAACGACCTTGCCTTCTCCCACCGCACCTTTGGCTTTCAGACTGCCGTCGAGCAAGCTGTGAacgccgtgcgcgccgcctACGCCGAGGCTGTGTCCCTCAACTACGGTGTCGGCATCGTGAAGCTGATGGGTCGTGAGAGCGGCTTCATTGCTGCCCAGACGACTGTGGCCAGCGCGCAGGCGAACATCTGCCTCATTCCTGAGAACCCGTTGCCAAAGGAGACGGTGATGCGCCTGATTGAGCGCCGCCTTCAGCAGTCGCGCAACTGCGTCATCGTGGTTGCCGAGGGCTTCGGCCAGGACTGGGAGACCGGCACGGGCGGCCATGACGCCTCCGGTAACAAGAAGCTCGTCGACATTGGCTTCATCCTgaagaaggaggtggagagctGGCTGCGAGCAAACAAGGAGAAGTTCCCGCAGGGTACTGTCAAATATATCGACCCCTCGTACATGATCCGCGCCTGCCCGCCGTCTTCCAACGACGCGCTCTTCTGCACCAACCTGGCAACTCTTGCCGTGCACGAGGCCATGGCCGGTGCCACCGGCTGCATCATCTCAATGCGCTACAACAACTATATCCTCGTGCCCATCAAGGCGGCCACGTCGGTGCGCCGGGTCGTTAGTCTCCGTGGCGCCCTCTGGCGCCAGGTGCGTGAGATCACCGTGGGCCTGAGCGACGATGTGCAGCAGTGGAACGAGCAGgacctgcgccgccacctggaGTCGCTGAATGTTGAGCGCGAGCGCATAATTGCGCGCCTGGCGTCTAAGGTGTAA
- a CDS encoding putative protein kinase produces MAQVAEESRALESLVFRNKYRQIKSIGKGSFGEAVLVRSKSDGKRYVAKAIDSISMTPKERRDVQNEIRILAAVDHPNIIRYHEHFEDDTLIFIIMEYADGGDLSSRIKEAKKQDVPQPFDPNLAMFWFLQICMALKYLHDNHILHRDLKTANIFLTSKNVVKLGDFGISTILQNTMACAKTVCGTPYYFSPELCQSKPYNNKSDVWALGVVFYETLTLHRPFNAKTLKDLLKKILAGNYDPIPTTIPVEMRSLCASLLQVNYLQRPSINRILESSYVQSTLRSFSEDLARQVEKDRTDFEARKLSEREKHAQSSPVKEAVARMPQEPAKPQLSEREQMAMLRGMDREKMKAMLAKQAAEEKSAPKTAAAPEQMGHPDVDDDGDYIAQKKAMVQNTKEIVGKSNLGGHPEEFGDGPADSAPQVETITMANGRTVLASNVRDHLEAEMGSELLNRAVELYNSGMMSGLTNSEMQHELSELLGPKFAHNSNAITKLAVWEGKQ; encoded by the coding sequence atggcGCAGGTAGCAGAGGAGtcgcgggcgctggagagcctCGTGTTCCGCAACAAGTACCGCCAAATCAAGTCGATCGGCAAAGGCAGCTTCGGCGAGGCGGTACTCGTCCGCTCAAAGTCGGATGGCAAGCGCTACGTGGCCAAGGCAATCGACTCCATCTCCATGACGCCCAAAGAGCGGCGTGACGTGCAGAATGAGATTCGCATTCTAGCCGCCGTCGACCACCCCAACATCATTCGCTACCACGAGCACTTCGAGGATGACACTCTCATCTTCATTATCATGGAatacgccgacggcggcgacttGAGCTCCCGTATAAAGGAGGCAAAGAAGCAAGACGTGCCGCAGCCCTTCGACCCGAACTTGGCGATGTTCTGGTTTCTGCAGATCTGTATGGCGCTCAAGTACCTGCATGACAACCACATCCTTCACCGCGACCTCAAGACGGCCAACATCTTCCTCACATCAAAGAACGTGGTGAAGCTCGGCGACTTCGGTATTTCAACAATCCTGCAGAACACGATGGCATGCGCCAAGACGGTGTGCGGCACCCCCTACTATTTTTCGCCGGAGCTCTGCCAAAGCAAGCCGTATAACAACAAGAGCGATGTGTGGGCTCTCGGAGTCGTCTTCTACGAGACCCTCACGCTGCACCGCCCCTTCAACGCCAAGACGCTGAAGGACCTACTAAAGAAGATATTAGCAGGTAACTACGACCCAATCCCCACCACAATTCCGGTGGAGATGCGCTCCCTGTGTGCCAGCCTGCTTCAGGTGAACTACCTGCAGCGCCCCAGCATCAACCGCATCCTAGAGAGCTCCTACGTGCAGAGCACCCTGCGCAGCTTCAGTGAGGACTTGGCCCGCCAGGTGGAGAAGGACCGTACCGACTTCGAGGCGAGGAAGCTTAGCGAGCGCGAGAAGCATGCTCAGTCGAGCCCCgtgaaggaggcggtggcgaggatGCCGCAGGAGCCGGCAAAACCACAACTCAGCGAGCGCGAGCAgatggcgatgctgcgcggCATGGACCGCGAGAAGATGAAGGCAATGCTGGCGAAGCAGGCCGCTGAGGAAAAGTCCGCGCCGAAGACCGCAGCGGCTCCTGAGCAGATGGGCCATCCCGACGTGGATGATGATGGCGACTACATTGCGCAGAAGAAGGCCATGGTGCAGAACACCAAGGAAATTGTGGGCAAGTCAAACCTTGGCGGGCACCCAGAGGAGTTCGGCGACGGCCCTGCCGACAGCGCCCCACAGGTGGAGACGATCACGATGGCGAATGGGCGCACGGTGCTTGCCTCCAACGTACGCGACCAcctggaggcggagatgggTTCTGAGCTGCTGAATCGCGCTGTCGAGCTTTACAACTCTGGTATGATGAGCGGCCTCACGAACTCGGAGATGCAGCACGAGCTGAGTGAACTCTTAGGACCGAAGTTTGCGCACAACTCCAACGCCATCACGAAGCTGGCTGTCTGGGAGGGGAAGCAGTAG